A window of Clostridium botulinum BKT015925 contains these coding sequences:
- the miaA gene encoding tRNA (adenosine(37)-N6)-dimethylallyltransferase MiaA translates to MKQDLFILAGPTAVGKTDISIELAKKLNGEIISADSMQIYKHMDIGSAKITEEEKQGIKHYMIDFVEPLDEFSVAEFKEKATNTIDSISSKGNLPMIVGGTGFYIDSLIFNYDFANTYKDEEYRNHLKNLAEEKGKEYVHELLKDVDEESYKRLYPNDLKRVIRALEVFKLANKTISEFNAEQDKFDIPYNVYYFVLNMDRAKLYERINKRVDIMIERGLVEEVKMLRSMGCTADMQSMKGIGYKEILYYLDGKMTLEDAIELIKKGSRNYAKRQLTWFRKDKRVIWIDKDQYENDSDICDAIVEKFNNLVAK, encoded by the coding sequence ATGAAACAAGATTTGTTTATTTTAGCAGGACCTACTGCTGTTGGAAAAACGGACATATCTATAGAACTTGCTAAAAAACTAAATGGAGAAATTATTTCAGCAGATTCTATGCAAATATATAAACACATGGACATAGGTTCAGCTAAAATTACAGAAGAAGAAAAGCAAGGAATTAAACATTATATGATAGATTTTGTAGAACCTTTAGATGAGTTTAGTGTAGCGGAATTCAAGGAAAAAGCTACAAATACAATCGATTCTATATCATCTAAAGGGAATTTACCTATGATAGTTGGTGGAACAGGTTTTTATATTGATTCGTTAATATTTAATTATGATTTTGCTAACACATATAAAGACGAAGAATATAGAAATCATCTAAAAAATCTAGCAGAAGAAAAAGGTAAGGAATATGTACATGAATTACTAAAGGATGTAGACGAGGAATCTTACAAAAGATTATATCCAAACGATCTTAAAAGAGTAATAAGAGCACTTGAAGTATTTAAACTTGCAAATAAAACAATTTCTGAGTTTAATGCAGAACAAGATAAGTTTGATATACCTTACAATGTGTATTATTTTGTTTTAAATATGGATCGTGCAAAATTATATGAGAGAATAAATAAAAGAGTAGATATAATGATTGAAAGAGGACTCGTAGAAGAAGTGAAAATGTTGCGTTCTATGGGATGTACAGCTGATATGCAATCCATGAAGGGTATAGGATATAAGGAAATTCTATATTACCTTGATGGAAAAATGACTTTAGAAGATGCAATAGAGCTTATAAAAAAAGGTAGCAGAAATTATGCTAAGCGTCAGCTAACATGGTTTAGAAAAGATAAAAGGGTCATATGGATAGATAAAGATCAGTATGAAAATGATAGTGATATATGTGATGCAATAGTAGAAAAATTTAATAATCTTGTTGCAAAGTAA
- the mutS gene encoding DNA mismatch repair protein MutS, whose protein sequence is MALTPMMKQYLEVKEKNKDCILFFRLGDFYEMFFEDAETAARELELVLTGRDCGLEKRAPMCGVPYHAANTYISRLIIKGYKVAICEQLEEPSQAKGIVKRDVIKIYTPGTYSDSSFLEETKNNYLMSLYVEGNLVAMSFADVSTGDFQCTYSTYSISAILDEISKFIPKEIVVLDTIDEKVISSIRERFDVALTEKSETFFIENACLNLSKQFADFNTEDYEDIVIKGCNGLLNYIIETQKTTLIHINKIDYYHTVDYLSIDINSRRNLELTETLRDKAKKGSLLWVLDKTTTAMGGRLLRKWVEQPLIQKYIIEMRQNAVEEIMNNVPLCDDVRENLRDVYDIERLAGKISSKNVNAKELLSLKNSIGNLPAIKSLLKNFNSDLLKNIYDKLDCLEDIYSLLDNAILASPSLSIKEGGIIKDGYNSIIDELRMAKSHGKQWIASLEEQERTLTGIKSLKVKYNKVFGYYIEITKSNLDQVPENRYIRKQTLANCERYITPELKEVEEKILGAQEKLMELEYNLFIEIRDRIEKEIYRIKGSAKLISEIDVLGSLAVVALENNYCKPEIKTIGELYIKEGRHPVVEKMIPRDSFVSNDTVLDNKDQQLLLITGPNMAGKSTYMRQVALINVLAQIGSFVPAKKASVVICDKIFTRIGASDDLAKGKSTFMVEMWEVANILNNATSKSLILLDEVGRGTSTYDGLSIAWSVIEYICKNNKLKSKTLFATHYHELTSLEGKIEGVKNYSIAVKKVDDDIIFLRKIIKGGADESYGIEVAKLAGIPKDVIDRAKEILVTLEGDSISVEETSSKTVFTKAEEINLEASQDECVIENNISYETSEVAIENSSTDIKQIGFVDIEKESLLKEISSIDILNMTAMEGFNKLYDIIKRAKSL, encoded by the coding sequence ATGGCACTTACGCCAATGATGAAGCAATATCTTGAAGTAAAAGAAAAAAATAAGGATTGTATTTTGTTTTTTAGATTAGGCGATTTTTATGAAATGTTTTTTGAAGATGCAGAAACAGCTGCAAGAGAACTTGAACTTGTATTAACAGGGAGAGATTGTGGTCTTGAAAAAAGAGCTCCTATGTGTGGAGTACCTTATCATGCTGCAAATACATATATAAGTAGATTAATAATAAAAGGATATAAAGTAGCTATATGTGAACAACTAGAAGAGCCATCACAAGCTAAGGGAATAGTAAAAAGAGATGTTATTAAAATTTATACACCCGGTACATATTCAGACTCTTCTTTTTTAGAAGAAACTAAAAATAACTACTTAATGAGCTTATATGTTGAAGGCAATCTTGTAGCTATGTCTTTTGCGGATGTATCCACAGGAGATTTTCAGTGTACTTATAGTACGTATTCTATATCGGCTATATTAGATGAAATCTCTAAGTTTATACCAAAAGAAATAGTTGTACTAGATACTATAGATGAAAAAGTCATATCTTCAATAAGAGAAAGATTTGATGTAGCTTTAACGGAAAAAAGTGAAACATTCTTTATAGAAAATGCTTGTTTAAATTTAAGCAAACAGTTTGCTGATTTTAATACTGAAGATTATGAAGATATAGTTATTAAAGGATGTAACGGACTTTTAAATTATATAATAGAAACTCAAAAAACTACACTAATTCACATAAATAAAATAGATTATTATCACACTGTAGATTACTTAAGCATAGATATTAATTCAAGAAGGAACTTAGAACTTACCGAGACATTAAGAGATAAAGCAAAAAAAGGTTCTCTTTTATGGGTGCTTGATAAAACTACTACTGCAATGGGTGGAAGGCTTCTAAGAAAGTGGGTAGAACAACCGCTAATTCAGAAATATATAATTGAAATGAGACAAAATGCTGTAGAAGAAATAATGAATAATGTACCTCTTTGTGATGATGTTAGAGAGAATTTAAGGGATGTTTACGATATAGAAAGACTTGCTGGAAAGATATCTTCTAAAAATGTTAATGCAAAAGAACTATTATCTCTAAAGAATTCAATAGGCAATTTGCCAGCTATAAAAAGTCTATTAAAAAACTTTAATTCAGACCTTTTAAAGAATATTTACGATAAACTTGATTGTTTAGAGGATATATATTCCTTACTGGATAATGCTATTTTAGCTTCTCCATCTCTTTCTATAAAAGAAGGTGGAATAATAAAAGATGGTTATAATAGCATAATAGACGAATTAAGAATGGCAAAATCTCATGGTAAACAGTGGATAGCTTCTTTAGAAGAACAGGAAAGAACGTTAACAGGTATAAAATCTTTAAAAGTTAAATATAATAAGGTTTTTGGATATTATATAGAAATTACAAAATCTAATTTAGATCAAGTTCCTGAAAATAGATATATAAGAAAACAAACTCTTGCTAATTGTGAAAGATATATAACTCCAGAATTAAAAGAAGTCGAAGAGAAGATACTAGGTGCACAAGAAAAACTTATGGAGCTTGAATACAACTTATTTATAGAAATAAGAGATCGTATAGAGAAAGAAATCTATAGAATAAAAGGTAGTGCTAAACTTATTTCTGAAATAGATGTATTAGGTTCTCTTGCTGTTGTTGCACTTGAAAATAATTATTGCAAGCCAGAGATTAAAACTATAGGTGAACTTTATATAAAAGAGGGTAGACATCCAGTAGTTGAAAAAATGATACCTAGAGATTCTTTTGTATCAAATGATACAGTGTTAGACAATAAAGATCAGCAACTTCTATTAATTACAGGACCGAATATGGCTGGTAAATCTACATATATGAGGCAGGTAGCACTTATAAATGTATTAGCTCAAATAGGTAGTTTTGTACCTGCAAAAAAAGCTTCAGTTGTTATATGTGATAAGATTTTTACAAGAATAGGTGCATCAGACGATTTAGCTAAGGGTAAAAGTACTTTCATGGTAGAAATGTGGGAAGTTGCAAATATACTTAATAATGCTACTAGTAAAAGCTTAATATTATTAGATGAAGTAGGACGTGGTACTAGTACTTATGATGGATTAAGTATTGCATGGTCAGTAATAGAATATATATGCAAAAATAACAAGCTTAAATCTAAAACTTTATTTGCAACACATTATCATGAACTTACTTCTCTTGAAGGCAAAATTGAAGGAGTTAAAAATTATTCAATAGCTGTTAAAAAAGTAGATGATGATATAATCTTTTTAAGAAAGATTATAAAAGGTGGAGCTGATGAATCATATGGTATAGAGGTAGCTAAGCTTGCTGGTATACCAAAAGATGTTATAGATAGAGCTAAAGAAATTTTAGTAACTCTTGAAGGGGATTCTATATCAGTAGAAGAAACTTCTTCTAAAACAGTTTTCACCAAAGCAGAAGAGATTAACTTAGAAGCATCACAAGATGAATGCGTAATTGAAAATAATATATCTTATGAAACATCTGAAGTTGCTATTGAAAATTCTAGTACTGATATTAAACAAATAGGATTTGTAGATATTGAAAAAGAATCATTATTAAAAGAAATCTCATCCATAGATATATTAAACATGACGGCTATGGAAGGTTTTAATAAATTATATGATATAATAAAAAGAGCCAAATCATTGTAG
- a CDS encoding (deoxy)nucleoside triphosphate pyrophosphohydrolase yields MKKLVKVVGAIIENNNNEILCALRSPKMSIPNSWEFPGGKIEQGETLREAIEREIKEELDCSVEFVEEFNDNTHEYDNFIVNLITVKCRLVEGNPTANEHSKLVWLHRENLSSLKWAPADIPAMEQLSIEKV; encoded by the coding sequence ATGAAAAAATTAGTAAAAGTTGTTGGTGCTATTATTGAAAATAATAATAATGAAATCTTATGTGCCCTTCGCTCACCTAAAATGAGTATACCTAATAGCTGGGAATTTCCTGGTGGTAAAATAGAGCAAGGTGAAACATTAAGAGAAGCCATTGAAAGAGAAATAAAAGAAGAATTAGATTGTTCTGTAGAATTTGTAGAAGAATTCAATGATAATACACATGAATATGATAATTTTATAGTAAACTTGATTACTGTTAAGTGTAGATTAGTAGAAGGTAATCCTACTGCTAATGAGCACTCTAAGTTAGTATGGTTACATAGAGAAAACTTATCTTCACTAAAATGGGCTCCAGCAGATATCCCTGCAATGGAACAATTAAGTATAGAAAAAGTATAG
- the hfq gene encoding RNA chaperone Hfq produces the protein MNKSTSNLQDLFLNNSRRNKVPVTIYLTNGFQLNGLVRGFDNFTVILDNDGKQMMIYKHAVSTIIPTTPILFTQKDSNLK, from the coding sequence GTGAATAAATCAACTAGTAATTTACAAGATTTATTTTTAAACAACTCAAGAAGAAATAAAGTTCCTGTAACAATATATTTAACTAATGGGTTTCAACTTAATGGACTTGTACGAGGGTTTGATAACTTCACGGTAATTCTTGATAATGACGGTAAACAAATGATGATCTATAAGCATGCAGTTTCTACTATAATTCCCACAACACCAATATTATTTACACAAAAAGATAGTAATTTAAAATAG
- the miaB gene encoding tRNA (N6-isopentenyl adenosine(37)-C2)-methylthiotransferase MiaB — translation MEDANLGNNLKNIDEKRFFISTWGCQMNEEDSEKISGLLKGIGYTRTDIRDDADVVIFNTCCVRENAEQKVYGHLGELKALKRKNPDLILIVTGCMMQQKGMPEKVMEKFPHVDIIAGTYNSYKLPEYIERVKTEGKSIIEIWDKEKDIVEGLPVDRKSDIKAFVTIMYGCNNFCSYCIVPYVRGRERSRDPQNIIDEIKDLVSKGYKEITLLGQNVNSYGKGLTPEMNFADLLRMVNKIEGLERIRFMTSHPKDVSDELIKAMAECEKVCEQGHFALQSGSTKILEKMNRKYTREDYLNLVKKLRAAMPNVGISTDIIVGYPGETEEDFQETLSIVKEIEFDSAFTFIYSKREGTPAAKHEDQVPDDVKHVRFNRLVEAINEIMSRKNKKFDGEVVEVLVEGPSKNDDTKLMGRTRTGKLVNFDGDISNVGKLVNIKITKANSFSLTGEII, via the coding sequence GTGGAGGATGCAAATTTGGGAAATAATTTAAAGAATATAGATGAAAAACGTTTCTTTATTTCTACTTGGGGTTGCCAAATGAATGAAGAAGATTCAGAAAAAATATCTGGTTTATTAAAAGGTATTGGATATACAAGGACTGATATAAGAGATGATGCTGATGTTGTAATTTTTAATACTTGTTGTGTTAGAGAAAATGCGGAACAAAAAGTATACGGTCATCTTGGTGAATTAAAGGCATTAAAAAGAAAAAATCCTGATCTTATATTAATTGTTACTGGTTGTATGATGCAACAAAAAGGTATGCCTGAAAAGGTTATGGAAAAGTTCCCTCATGTAGATATTATTGCAGGAACATATAATTCATATAAATTACCTGAATATATAGAAAGAGTAAAAACAGAAGGAAAGTCTATAATAGAAATATGGGATAAAGAAAAGGATATAGTTGAGGGGTTACCTGTAGATAGAAAAAGTGATATTAAAGCATTTGTTACTATTATGTATGGTTGTAATAACTTTTGTTCATATTGTATAGTTCCTTATGTAAGAGGAAGAGAAAGAAGCCGTGATCCTCAAAATATAATAGATGAAATAAAAGACCTAGTATCTAAAGGATATAAAGAAATAACTTTACTTGGTCAAAATGTTAATTCATATGGTAAGGGACTTACTCCTGAAATGAATTTTGCAGATTTATTAAGAATGGTTAATAAAATAGAAGGACTTGAAAGAATAAGATTTATGACATCACATCCTAAGGATGTATCTGATGAATTAATAAAGGCAATGGCTGAATGCGAAAAAGTATGTGAACAAGGTCATTTCGCCCTTCAATCTGGTTCTACTAAGATTTTAGAAAAAATGAATAGAAAATATACTAGAGAAGATTACTTAAATCTAGTTAAAAAATTAAGAGCAGCTATGCCGAATGTAGGAATTAGTACAGATATAATAGTTGGATATCCTGGTGAAACTGAAGAAGATTTTCAAGAAACTTTAAGTATTGTTAAAGAAATTGAATTTGATTCAGCATTCACATTTATATATTCAAAAAGAGAAGGAACACCAGCAGCTAAACATGAAGATCAAGTTCCTGACGATGTAAAACATGTTCGCTTTAATCGATTAGTTGAAGCTATTAATGAGATTATGTCAAGAAAGAATAAAAAATTTGACGGAGAAGTTGTAGAAGTTTTAGTAGAGGGTCCTAGTAAAAATGATGATACTAAGCTTATGGGTAGAACTAGAACTGGTAAACTTGTTAACTTTGACGGAGACATAAGTAATGTAGGAAAATTAGTTAACATTAAAATAACTAAAGCAAACTCTTTCTCACTAACTGGTGAAATAATATAA
- the mutL gene encoding DNA mismatch repair endonuclease MutL, with product MKRINLLSEETSNKIAAGEVVERPASVVKELVENSIDASSQNITIEIKESGKEEIKITDDGIGIHPEDVEKAFMPHGTSKISLIEDLYSINTFGFRGEALPSIAAVSNVLLKTRTKDSDFGKELSMSGGKVNYVKDTGCNIGTVIEVKDLFFNVPAREKFLKSDKRESGLISNIINRLALANHNISFKYYNNDKRSLITFASEDAKDTIRAIYGKNIYENIISFEKYSDIVSVYGYIGNSKISRGSRNNQSIFVNKRYIKSGIITAAVENAFKSFSTVNKFPFFVLFLDIYPEFLDVNVHPTKSEVKFQDERIIYKVVFDAVHSALSDSVRKSFSIEFQEEDSEPTPVQIPIDLKDKEIKSVINDLERSLNNLNDTKLNNDCNNINNQLINKDTFTNINEKEYNKYDKEDTFLKENTNISKYTTYKIDTNCKTTNNNESKEQSETLEQIAKFPKLNVIGQFNKTYILAQTLDVFYMIDQHAAHEKILFEKFRNQIKNRDVISQILLTPVVIEMSAEDFAYYSDNKNIFEESGFSVELFGDNTISIREAPMLLGKVSTKDFFLEILDDIKNMGNGNIEEVKHNMIASLACKAAIKANHSLSYEEMSSLVEELRYIEEPFNCPHGRPTIIKSSLKEIEKKFKRIQ from the coding sequence TTGAAAAGAATTAATTTATTAAGTGAGGAAACTTCTAATAAGATAGCGGCAGGAGAAGTGGTTGAAAGACCTGCCTCTGTTGTTAAAGAATTAGTAGAAAATAGTATAGATGCAAGTTCACAAAATATAACTATAGAAATTAAAGAGAGTGGAAAAGAAGAAATTAAGATAACAGATGATGGTATAGGAATACATCCAGAAGATGTTGAAAAAGCTTTTATGCCTCATGGTACTAGTAAGATTTCCCTTATAGAAGACTTATATTCTATAAACACTTTTGGTTTTAGAGGAGAAGCACTTCCGAGTATTGCAGCAGTTTCTAATGTATTATTAAAAACTAGAACAAAAGACAGTGATTTTGGAAAAGAACTTTCTATGTCTGGTGGAAAAGTAAATTATGTTAAGGACACTGGATGTAATATAGGTACAGTTATTGAAGTAAAAGATCTATTTTTTAATGTACCAGCCAGGGAAAAATTCTTAAAATCGGATAAACGAGAATCAGGGTTAATTTCTAATATTATAAATAGATTGGCACTTGCTAATCATAATATATCATTTAAATATTATAATAATGATAAAAGATCTCTTATAACTTTTGCATCAGAAGATGCTAAAGATACTATAAGAGCTATATATGGTAAGAACATATATGAAAATATAATTAGTTTTGAGAAATATTCAGATATAGTATCTGTTTACGGATATATAGGAAATTCGAAAATAAGTAGAGGAAGTAGAAATAACCAAAGTATTTTTGTGAATAAAAGATATATAAAAAGTGGTATTATTACAGCAGCTGTAGAAAATGCTTTTAAATCATTTTCTACAGTAAATAAATTTCCTTTCTTTGTTTTATTTTTAGATATATATCCTGAATTTCTAGATGTTAATGTTCATCCTACTAAGTCAGAAGTAAAATTTCAGGATGAACGAATAATATATAAAGTTGTTTTTGATGCTGTTCATTCTGCGCTATCTGATAGTGTTAGAAAATCCTTTAGCATAGAATTTCAAGAAGAGGATTCAGAGCCAACACCTGTACAGATACCAATAGATTTAAAGGATAAAGAAATAAAATCAGTAATAAATGATTTAGAACGTTCGCTGAATAATCTTAATGATACTAAATTAAATAACGATTGTAATAATATAAATAATCAATTAATTAATAAAGATACTTTTACAAATATTAATGAAAAAGAGTATAATAAATATGATAAAGAAGATACATTTTTAAAAGAGAATACTAACATATCTAAATATACTACATACAAAATAGATACTAATTGTAAAACTACTAATAATAATGAATCTAAAGAACAATCAGAGACACTAGAGCAAATAGCTAAATTTCCAAAACTTAACGTAATAGGTCAATTTAATAAGACATATATACTTGCTCAAACATTAGATGTTTTTTATATGATTGACCAACATGCAGCTCATGAAAAAATACTTTTTGAGAAATTTAGAAATCAAATAAAAAATAGAGATGTTATATCTCAAATTTTATTGACTCCCGTAGTTATTGAAATGAGTGCAGAAGATTTTGCATATTACTCAGATAATAAAAATATTTTTGAAGAAAGTGGTTTTTCAGTAGAGCTTTTTGGTGATAATACTATAAGTATAAGAGAAGCACCAATGCTCCTTGGAAAAGTAAGTACAAAGGATTTCTTTTTAGAAATTTTAGATGATATCAAAAATATGGGAAATGGTAATATAGAAGAGGTAAAACATAATATGATAGCTTCTTTAGCGTGTAAGGCAGCAATTAAAGCTAACCATTCATTAAGTTATGAAGAAATGAGTTCTTTGGTGGAAGAATTACGTTATATTGAAGAACCATTTAATTGTCCGCATGGAAGACCAACTATTATAAAATCATCATTAAAAGAAATTGAGAAAAAATTTAAAAGGATTCAATAA